A stretch of DNA from Anopheles nili chromosome 2, idAnoNiliSN_F5_01, whole genome shotgun sequence:
TAATGAAGATCTTTGCGAATTCTTAACACTAGTAATCAACATATGCTACTGAATCTAGAGCATGAGAGGTGCCTGATAGCAACGCGTATAGTTCATGAAAGAGTTTAAAAGAAGCATCAAATTGTGTCGAGCATTTTTTGAAATGGTATTCCATGCGTAATCATGCAAATAGAATGACAACAGTGAGCAACCACTAGGAATAATACGTTTTTATGAAGATTTAAGCATTAAATCCTTTCCCATCATGTACTTCAATTCCTTCATTTCGACACGTTGTCCGCAGTGTGCTATGCGGCTTGCATACATTTTTGGCACTTCGATGAATGACCTCAAAACAGAGCTATAatttcgagagagagagagagagagagagagagagggagagagaaataCGTCAGGGCTGCTGCATAGTCTGAGAGCGAAACTTTTATGACAACTCGTTCAAACGTCAAACTCTCACAGAAGGTAAACAATCGAACCGTACACAATCGTTTGGTGGAatcaaaacagcaacaaaaaaaccgcttCAATCGACGAAAACGGGAACCAATTTCACCCCACACCCAGTTGAGCGGGAGTTGTGACGATGAACGAAATCAACCACAAAACGGTGTTCGTGCTGGACCACACGCCGTACTTCGGCATATCGTGCGAAAGCCCGATGGAGTGCGATTTCATCAAGAGCAAAATACCGGTGCCACCGATCAGCAAAAGCCTGTGGACGTGCGCGATCGAGGCATCGATCGAGTACTGTCGGATCGCGTACGATCTCTTCCCGACCGGCAAGCTGATCCGGTTCATCGTCAGCGATACGGCCGCACACATTGTCAACACGTGGAACACGAACACGCAGAGCCTGATGCACATCATGAACGCGATGTCGCTGGTTGGCGTACCGCCGCTTCTGACGCAATCCTCCGACTTCTCGGTAATCCATGGACTGCGAGCGGCCATCGAGGCACTGGCCGAACCGACCGAAGTGCAGCGGGACCAGCTAACCGCACACGTGAAGAACGACAGCTTCAAGCTAGTGAATCGGGGGCGCGTCATCTGCATCACATCCGCCCGGGACGACGCCAGCATGAAGAGTCTGGAGGACATTTTCAAGACCGTGCTGGTGCAACAGAACGCGATATCGATCGGAAACAAGGAGTACATCCACATCGAGCAGTGCCACCTGATCATTATCAACCTGTACCCGGCGAACATGGACTCGATGGTGTCGAACCGGCCCCGGCTGGACATCTCGAACGTGGTGATGTCGGAGATACACTCGAGCAAGGCGAACACAATCTCCAACAAACTGACGCATCTCATTCTGCCGCACTTTGACCTCGCGAGTACCACCGTCACCGGCATACCGATGAAGGAGGAACAAAATGCGAGCTCCAGCGCCAACTACGATGTGGAGATTTTTCACGGTCGCACGGCTCACTCGGTGTTCCTTGGCACGGAGCTGGTGCTACCGCACAGTCTGAAGGAAGGTGCGGATTACGAGACGGTCACGCTGAAGTGGTGCACCCCGCGAAGCTGCGGTTCTTCCGAGATGCAACCGTGCGTGGCACAGTGCCGAGTGACACCGGTCGATGTCACTTCGCGGCCCAGCTCCTGTCTGATCAACTTCCTGCTGAGTGGCCGATCGGTGTTGCTGGAAATGCCGAAGaaatcgggtggaaaaattaccAGCCACCTGCTGTCAGCGCACGGCGGTGAAATCTTCATTCACTCGCTTAACACCGCCCGCAGCTGTCTGGAGGATCCACCCTCGATATCGGAGGGTGGCGGTGGCCGTGTAACGGACTACCGCATCAAGGACTTTGGTGTGCTGATGCACCAGCATCGGTTGGTGCCGTTGAAGCCACTGCCGGAACGACACCCGGACGAGCACCTGCAAAAGATGCGCACGAAGTTGGTACGGAACTCGCGCTACTGGCCACTAACGTTGGGCCGCACGGTGCTGTACAACGTGCGCCAGTTCGTGgaaccggtgctggtgctcACGCAGAAGCAGGATCTCTCCGAGGACGAGAAGATGCTGTGTCTGAAGTCGATCTACAACCTGTCGCAGCTCGAGGAACGCCAGGAAACGCTCGCCCTGCCCAACATGGGTCATCGGTTGAAGGGCAACAAGAAGGAGGAACAGTACCGGTTGCTCTGGTCCGAGCTGGAAACGATCGTAAACTGCAATGGGTCGTCCGCGGCGCACAAGTCCATCGTCAGCTGCATTCGCGACTGCCGCCGGATGAACCCGAACGCGGACGGTAGCGGTGGTGATGCGTACGATAAATCGCACGGTACCGATGGCACCACATCCGAGGCGCATCGTGCCAGTGTTATCCGTGCCACGACCGATTCACCGATGTCTCCGCCGCACTCGCTCGGCACCAGCAGTGCTGGCAGTGGAGCCAGTGGGTCGAGCGGTGCTGTCGGAACTCccggtgctgctgccggtggagaTTCTACCATCGCTTCCGGGGCTACTTCGCTGAGTGCCGGTAGTGGCACGGGTACAGGCACTAACATCGTGTCGTTGCTTGGCTCGCGGActgccgccggtggtggtaaGAAGGCTTTCAATGCTGGCGCTCGGTCGCTGCTGGATGTGCTGGCATCAACGGAACGCGCCATCAGCCAGAAACGGATCGACTTTAGTGGACGGCTCTGTACGCCTTCCGGGCACGTCGCGAAGCTGTACTCGCACCTTGGTTCGAAGGATGCTGAAACTGCGCCGGGACGATCGGCGGATGTGAAGTAAAGCTTTGCCACCAAGCTTTCTTTTTGTACAAATATCGTAATAAATCGGCGTACTTTGCTGGAGAGATGCTTGAAATGATGGAAACGGCTTGATTCTTTCGGGAAAATCGCACCCTCAGAGACAGGCGGCTGGAAGATATCCTCTAGGTGAATTGATGCTCCCAGAAGGATCACGTTCCAGTTagtgatatatatatatatatatatatatatatatatatatatatatatatatatatatatatatatatatatatatatatatatatatatatatatatatacacggAAGCACACCCCCAGACGCCGGGGTacaaaaaacacgacaaaaaaggcttttgttttgaagcataaaaaatagtactttttatttttcagtttttcttACCTTTTTCTTTGATCAGtaaaaaatagttaaaaaattaaactacCTTGATAGGAATACAAAAATTTGCTctaccatttttttcctccattatcttctttctgcttcttcttctgcttctgtCTCGAGATGGGAGTCCCTCTAAGTACCATCCCTCTGGGTCGCTTTCGCAAGCCTGCCACATCAAAATCCATgattatatttgttttatgtatGTTCATCCTCTCAATGACTGCATTTGCTCCAAAAAACCGTTGCTCAACCGCTTCCTCGATCGGTGTTTCGAGCTCGCGCACTCAAACATGCATTTTTTGCCACTCGCATGCGCACGGTTTGTGCAGCTTTTGAGTGGTGACTAGCGTTATTGAACATATTGCTAACCACTCTGCCGTGTGTAAACGCTCGCGGGCCTAACCCTAACAGAAtccatacacacccacacgcgttACGTTCTTCTTTCGGTGTGGTTGTTAACTGCGCTTTTCTCCTGTaggtggcgttgttttttcCCCTCTTTTAGGCGTGATCGTTTGCTTGCTTCCGCGCACTTTGCAAtgtcggttggtttttctcGCACATATTTTTCCGGTTCGTTTCATGGTCGCTTTTACTTGCAGTTTTCATTCCACcattgctttctctttctctctctcgctctctgtctcttttttcGTATTGTTACAttactttgttttgttttttttcttctttattttaatttatcttcACTAGAACCTACACTCTAAACTGTAAAAAAAGGGTCATCAAACTATGGCGTCTACATTTTGGTCTATATAGacggatgtaataaaaaacaGCTAGAACAGTAATAAACCtctaaatattttttgtttttcttgtttcctcCCTACTTGTGTATGCGTATTGTGTaactgtatgtgtgtgcgtgtgtgagtcgTCTGTTGTGTACgagtgtgttgtttgtttgtttgtttattttatttgtaacggttgcggtttttttttcattcattcaagtGTTACTTCccataattatttattattatttcatagtcatttttaattaattactattatttgctaataaattttgcttcacCTTTTTAGTCCAatgtgtgttggttttgttcACGATATTTCCGCACTATGCCCTAAATTAGCATTCCTTTTCCGACAACTGAATCTAGCTCACGCCCCCCCTCCCAGAATGGCATGGTGTCCGTCCTGTCcgtgtttgaaataaaaaaaaaccagcctaATCGTAATGCAGGTGCGTAAGCGCAACGGAACCGAATGCTGCAAAAACTGCGCGCACACGTGCGTTGCATAAAACAACgtgtgataaattaaaatcaaaaatatagTAACACTGTTAGTTTCTTCCGTTTTCGCTTAGCTAAAGCCGAAGGGCGCGATCGAAAGCAAACGGCTAACGCTAACGCACGTAACGCTAAGCAAAAGCTAAGTGCACTCGTAACGCTTCGGGTGCTTGTCCACGCTAGCGGGGAAAACGATTCGTGAGCGTGACGAAAACAGTCGCAACAAGCGGAAGTGCAGGGCACTTCCGGTTCTAACGtaaaatgtctttttttttccttctccttcctATCCTTACGATGAAAGCAAACCGCGCCTTTAGGGTTGGTTATGCTTTATGCGCGCTTAGCAGTAGTTAACAGAACGCATTAGCAACTaaaacgcattttccaccgcagctTTTGAGCAGCCGGCTTTTCTTAGGTTCATGCCCATCGCTTCGTCAAAAGTGTGTGAACGACGTTCGTGTAGTTttgggttgtgtgtgtgtgtatgtgtgtgtacaAAACGGTATCCTTTCtcagctgctgcagctcaGGACGGGGGGGTTTTATCAATCGTTCCCGCCCCCTCCAAAAACATTGCCCCATACCGCGCATTCTATTACAAACACTTCGTACAAAACAACGTAACTGCAAATGGCCgatttttgttccgtttttttaaACTTCTCCAAAGTaacggaaaaatcaatacaaattTTATTCACCCGCGAGAAAAATGGGGAGCCGGCTTCCTTGCCTTTTAAAATGTTATCCGAATTGGTTTGCCTCCGCCGTATCGCTTTCGTGTACTTGTTTTCCGTGGGTCGAAGGACTTTCTTTATTGCtccgttttggggtgcttgtttttttttctctttttattctcATCTCGCTGCCGTTTCGGTGTGGGGCGTGTTTCGTCAATTTGTGTAGTTTTTGTATGCGTTATCTCTCTCcgaattttctctctctctctctctctctctcgctctgctcccctttttttgatCTCGTCCTTTTATTCCACCTCTCACTTTGATCCACCAGGTTtaagtttgtattttttgaatgatttagtttttgttaaaaaatgtcAGCTACAAGTATAAAAACATTTCATCTTGATCTAAAGTTTTACACAATTCTCGCACCGATCGCGCTCCCGTGGCGATCGGCGCCATTGGCGGAAGTCGCGCTGCATGATTGCGGCAATTTACATACATATCAGTGTGTAAGTTGTTTGCTGCAGGTGTGCGGCTGCTGTCGTGTTCGGGGGCTTTTCCGTGATCGTTTCCGgtgcagttgtttttttttcctttcgcccgaAGAAGTGCCCCACCGCTCGAAACGCCACCGGTCCGGTTTGCCGGTAACTCAACCGTGTTATCAGTGTTCTCTTCTCGGTTAACgcatgtatgtatatatattgttttcgattcgtttgcagtttcttttttgtttctactcAAACCGTACACCCGATCGAGAGTCGTGtctgtgtatgtatgtatgtgtgtggttaCAAAGAATCATCGGTGCACGGGAGCATGCACGTCCTTGCTTGCTCGCGCGCGTTGCCACgttgctgtttttattttatttatcataatataatatttcatgaaaaaatTGCTCTAAAATTAGAATCCAAAATCTACTCAAAAGATTTCTATTCTTTATCGGTTTCATCTTCGTTATTTGCTTAGTCGACGCTATTCATTTAGTATGCCCCCTATTAACAGTATAGATCATGCAATTTATTACTCAGAATGTGACTTATTTACTCGCATAGCTGCAATATTTTTATCGCGTTGGGTTTTGTCAGAGCAAACACCGGTTGTGTTTCCGCGTCTCATTACGGATACTAATctgggcgtttgtttgtgtgtgagtgagtgagtgtgtgtatgtgtgtctatCGCAACCGCGGACATCCAAGAGAACATGGGTTAGAAAATTCTGATAATAAATACCTTCCCCATTCCCTACGATCTCGCTATGTGCTTGAGCGTTTGAAGACGTTAGATAACACGTGGTACGCGCTAGTATAATGAATCTGAATGCATTTGCCCAAACCCAGGCCCTATTCGTCTAAAATGGAACCAAAACGGGGTGGCGAACGCCACACGCGTCTGTGTTCGAAACATCAATTTACGATGGCAATTATTActagaggttttttttgtttgcatttgtaATTGCTTATTTCCCTGGGTTTGCTTGGATTTTTGAGACATTgaattggtttgttttatttcgcttcctcGTAACCGCTAccgaatgaaatgaatgatCAACGACAGGACAGTCAGGACAGGATGCTCCTGCTGACGACCGGAGGACACGCTTTTGTTTCAATCCGCGCGTTCCACGGTTGACGGAGAAACGATCCTGCCATCCGGTGTACGTTGCAGTGTGCCTGTAAGTCTGACCAAGATCCTGCACTCACGGTGTGTGGGCTGCTTTAAGTGTGTAATATTAGTATTAGTTCTTTATCGTTATCATTCATGCTTGCTTCCGCGTAAGCGTCCGTAGCGGTTTTAGGTGTAATTTTAACAGTTAACTATAATAGTACGTTAGTATTTGTTACGTtccttgcattttttttgggcgCCACGCATTACACTGAGAAATAATCCAGCTTACTGATAGCTGAGCTTCACTTTAAACATGAGATACGAAATGTTGCCGCATAGTTTCGTCACTGTGGACTGTATGCGTTATTGGGATTCTGCCTTCCtggtttgatgaattttttgGGGTTAGCTGCCAATATCGAAGATATGCGTATCTGCTCTGCgcggtttgtttgctgcgaacgatcgtttgatttattttatttattatttttatattttcgttttctatATGCATAACATGAGAGCACTACATCGATGCTGCGATAACATTAGTGGAAGAGTAAGAGTTCACACATCATCCCCCACCGTTCTCTGCCCAACCGCGGCACAAGGCGGGCGACGTTTTCCATGACTTTGAGTTGATCTTACTCTCATTTGCAACCGCTCTCGCAGCAATACCAATCGATTTAGCGCGCCACCCTTCGGAAAGGGGGTTCGTAGGTTTtcgagctttctttttttcttttaactaGATAACGTGTTGGTTACGATTAGTACAAAAAATAGAGAAACGATAGCAACACTAAAACAATGCCCATTAACCCGTCGCTTATCATACGATTCTGTCCAGTTGCAAGCCTATCTTTGCCTTTGCATTCGCTAGGAGATACAATGATCGGCGATTCTTGGTCAACGTAGAGGATGGATGCAGTAGCCATCACTGGATGTGAAGGATAACACATTGTTTACTGAGACCGGTTTTGAACGTAGACACACGTCGCCTGCACTAGCGGTGCTGCACGTCTTACCAGTCTAACCTGAAGTGGAACTAACTGCATTGAATGGACGGAAAGAGATAACAAAACAATCTGTATTgagtacaaaacaaaatgctctATATGCAATCGCGTTAAAACAGGAGCACGTAATCTGTAACATTTTCATCTCGTTCTCTTTCGGACAAATTAAATCCTATTAGCTTCACATAATGTTTCGTGACGAGTTTGCAACATATGCTGAGCGATTAGCTCCGTTCGATTACAACAGAAAGTAAACGTTTTCAATCCATTCAAGCGCAATTCGTCCAAATTCACTAGTTCGTTGTGAGGAAAGTGTTCAATATTTACCCGAATTTGCCGTGAAGAACCATTGGCGATTTGAAATCTCCTCAACTGCCTGTTGGCAAGCATCTGTATAAGCTTTGTTAAATTCCTATCACTACGCATCTCGCAGCATCAACTCCCGTTAATGATGCATCGCCGATATGGGTTCACTCAAACAAACGTTAGCTAATGGGCCCCTCAGTAGTTGGATAATCATTTATGCTATCGTAACCGGCAAGAAAAAGGTACAAGAAGTGTAATTTATACGACGTAGTTGAAGtagtacaaaaatatattatgCATCTCAGTGCGGCGGGCGGCCGAGATCTTTCGTTTGCAGCTTTTTAATTTCTTCTCTAGTtcgtttatattttgtttcgccGATGAATACGCGAAATAACGTGAATCTCATGCTTCAATATTACTGGGACCCAACCAAGCATCTGTTTGTTCAGTTGAATGAtgcttcgtttatttttcttgagTCGAGACTTCAGGTACAAACACGTCATGCCGCAAAATTTGGTTCTTAATTCACTTTGGATGCAATTTACTAACTGTGACATTTAAGATATAGGTAGGCattcgtttccttttgttcTCGTCGTCGTGtggttgtttgcgtttgtgaGTGGTATTCgaattttcctcttttctttctctcttcattAGGGGGTTTTGGTTGCAAGCGAACACATCATGACTAGATCTGTCTAAACTACTgtagaaataaacaaaaagtaaaacgtaacaaaacaaaaaacaacgactAACCGATGTACTTATGCTCCCGAgtggaataaaatatgcaaataacaAAGATCGTACAACGTATCGTAACGTAAACACTTAGTTCAAATCAATACTGCATCAGTGAATACTATCGTACAAAAAGCTCACCTGCATGAGGGATAAGCCAAAGTGACAAATCGGTTGTATCCTATGAGCGATGGCTAAACATAACTGTATTCGTTCATATTCGTGTGTTACTTTACATTCTGgtgattaaaattcaattaaccaACATATGCTCGCATTGTTTCCTGCATCTGTCGTATATTGAGCGGAACAAATAGCTTCTTGCTTTGCTGCACAGGGACTAGAACTCCATGCTCGGAACACGTTTGCTCGTCTCAGTTTTTCAGGACGTTTAACGAAGAATTTACATACGCTTTACCTAGAGTGTGAATTATTATCCAGTGGGACATCATACCGCTACCTTTGAAGCCTTGTCGAAAAATAACCACAGCGTTTTGAACTACTTTGTACTAGGAGTACTGATTTGTGTTGATTATTTACTTGACATTCGAGCTACGTTCGCGAGAATCAAACATCGTATTCTTCGCGTGCACAGTATTTCGCGAGAATGGTGAGCAGATTCGTGTCGTGCGACAATTTTTCGCCCTCAAACGAACTCTGACCCTTGGATGATAAATTCGAGCTATACTCTTACGGTGGAAATCATTGTCAACCTAGAAGCACTAATTGTCCCGCCTGTTCCCCATTAACACGCGGGACAGAACGTCACACTCTCCGACGTGGAAAGATTATCTTGAAATGTGTTTCATCGTCAATATCACGACGATTGGTTCATGTTAGAAAGCTACATTACGGAACTAAATCGATTTTTCATGATTGGGTTGTCTAATTTCACTAAGAAGAATTTACTAGAAACCTCGTTGAACTTTGTGTCGTTTGCAATACCGTACCAGGATTAGAAAGCCTGTATtgaaaagtgcacaaaaataTAACGTTTCTCTATTTTATCCAAAGTAGTATGCACGCTGCGCCGTGTGTTGCGTTAAGGTTAAAAATGTAAACTACCATTTACCTTCTATCGGATAGAAAAATATACAAACTGTTCCACTGCTAGATGAGGCATGCTCGGACAGTAATCATTGTTGCTTTACCAGTAATCTTCGCTTGTTATTATTCTACCATTTTGCATTGTTTAAAGGGGGAACGTTGGTAAATAACTTTGACAAAATCTACGTTACGGCACACGCCATATGCCTTGATTTACTGCTGCTTATGATCATCTACGGTTTATTTCTCGAAGGAGAAATATTCAAACCATAAAAGAAGTGCACGTATCAAAATTATAGTGAACCAAAGTTGACAACAAATGAAGCGtccatttgcatttcaatccAATGCTCGGCAGGTGTGTTAAATTTGATTGTGACaatcaaaagaaacaaaaaatgaagttcgccttttttattttccgatgCATCGAACAAAACGGTGCCTTAGTTAACGGCTGAAAAGTTCACTTTTTACAAGCCTCCTTTCGACATTATTTGTCGTGTGTCGATGATTTGTAACAAATTCGTTATTCCTGATCTGATCTAATATCTGATGTTCGAATAGATCCCGCACAAGCACGAACAAGTTTGAACGATTTATACAAACATTGAGTGTATACTAACTTATTACTTAATTGCAATGCAAAACATATGAACCGATTCTTTCTACTAAAATATATGGCAGATGTCTTATAGACATGCctttgcgattgttttttttgtactacttaaaaatgttcaacaatatagaagaagaataaaaaacctAAAACGATGGCATGTGATTTGTGTTCCATCACAAACCTTGGTTACATTTCATATCTGCATTCTGATCAAGTCATTCTCTAGCTAATAGCCCTTTTAAAGTCgtctaaatttatttatttatatttgtcCTTTGTTcatgtgtgtggtttttgcaaATAGCATACGTTTTGCGTTTACTTCATTACGTGGGATATAAAATGGATTTAATACATTAAATTTGCGGGATTCCCAACAAGTTGATTCAAGTGTTCTTCATGTAGGTTTTGCTTATATCTATACTATGAAGATTTATTTCGAGCATCCAACACGTTGAATGACGCAGTCGATAAATTagaagaagcagcaacatttacactttgtttgtttggcttaACATTCGTTTTCACGTTCCTCTTGTTCATATTTCATTCTGTCGGAAAGAGCATATACTTTTCACGTTTATCTTTGCAGCGCCCTTGGTTGCACGGAAGATGACCAGTAGCGAGCGACCTGACACAGTCAAATCAGCCTAACCACAACCATAATGCTGGTCCGATCAACAGATTGAACGCCGTGTTTTGTTATTATATGCCTTTGGTTAGCGTGTTTATCTCTATGGTTTTATAAAAACGCGTTCGATATTATAGTGATATTCAAAAGCCGGCGGAGCAaaattgtttctattttgttgGTACTACTTTTTGCGCAAATATCGCTGCTGTAAAAGTAGTTATATAGTACACGGTGCGATCGTCTGATTTGCAATAATGTGATTCTATGATACAATTAACCGATCCGGTTTAGTTTCATGTATGCCTATGACTTGTTCGTAATCCTATTATGACTGACCCAGACTACTCTTACCAATATACATTGATCAACCGGAAAGCTCAACTGCGGCAACGATAATTAACCCAACATTAAAACTAGCGCACCTAAACTGTAGTGTTGTATATGTAGAGAAAAAATTCTAAAAAACGTAAATTTTACTAATTTGgtttacaaaacattttgaTATGATCTAACTTGTTTGTTAACAActgaaaaaaatattctctATACGCCAGAAACGCGAACTAATGTTTTAGTACAAAACAATGTCTTTTTTCTACCTTAACCAGAATTTGTATGTTAAGAGGTTGCATTTGACTAAAAGATTTTTC
This window harbors:
- the LOC128720299 gene encoding protein asunder encodes the protein MNEINHKTVFVLDHTPYFGISCESPMECDFIKSKIPVPPISKSLWTCAIEASIEYCRIAYDLFPTGKLIRFIVSDTAAHIVNTWNTNTQSLMHIMNAMSLVGVPPLLTQSSDFSVIHGLRAAIEALAEPTEVQRDQLTAHVKNDSFKLVNRGRVICITSARDDASMKSLEDIFKTVLVQQNAISIGNKEYIHIEQCHLIIINLYPANMDSMVSNRPRLDISNVVMSEIHSSKANTISNKLTHLILPHFDLASTTVTGIPMKEEQNASSSANYDVEIFHGRTAHSVFLGTELVLPHSLKEGADYETVTLKWCTPRSCGSSEMQPCVAQCRVTPVDVTSRPSSCLINFLLSGRSVLLEMPKKSGGKITSHLLSAHGGEIFIHSLNTARSCLEDPPSISEGGGGRVTDYRIKDFGVLMHQHRLVPLKPLPERHPDEHLQKMRTKLVRNSRYWPLTLGRTVLYNVRQFVEPVLVLTQKQDLSEDEKMLCLKSIYNLSQLEERQETLALPNMGHRLKGNKKEEQYRLLWSELETIVNCNGSSAAHKSIVSCIRDCRRMNPNADGSGGDAYDKSHGTDGTTSEAHRASVIRATTDSPMSPPHSLGTSSAGSGASGSSGAVGTPGAAAGGDSTIASGATSLSAGSGTGTGTNIVSLLGSRTAAGGGKKAFNAGARSLLDVLASTERAISQKRIDFSGRLCTPSGHVAKLYSHLGSKDAETAPGRSADVK